In the Silvanigrella aquatica genome, ATTTTCCGAACTTTGAAGACAATGGCAAGTCTCTCCTCCTCGCCAGTGAAGCGTGGCTCAGATTAGGCGAGTACAATAACGTTTTTAATGAACTCCGCACTTATTATGTTAAATTTCCAAATACTCCAGAACTTGCTCATGCAAAGTTAATGGAAGGCCAAACTTACGAAAAATTGAATAGCAAATCCAAGGCAGCTCAAGTTTATCAAGAAGTTATCAGTCTCTCCCCACAAGGGACTGATGCTCAAAATGCACGCGAAGGACTGCTAAGAATGCGTGATGCAAAATGATTATGGGTGCCACTACAAATAGCGAAGATGACTCATAAATTCTTTTGACTTAAATCACCAATCAATTCTATAATTATTTAAAATTATTTAGATTTTGTTAAATTAAATGAAATCATTCTGATAAAATATGAAAAGAAATCATTTTTATGTTGCAGTAAATCATAAGGCATGCTATCTATTTCGCTAGGAAACCTAATGGGGTAACCCAAAAATAATGTCGTTCGGGTATTGTTTTTGTCCTTCCTAAAAAAAATAATCCTTTCCTTTTGAACTCTTGCCTTTAGCATTATCCTTTCTGTTATTTCCTATCACATTCCCTCCACAGAGGGACGACCAAGCCGCCGGGCGCCGAACAGAGCGGCGGCTAGATTTTTTGTAGCTTACCATTTCAATTAAGTTGGCCTAGGAACACCTGTTTTATCAAAAATGTCTTCTTTTGCAAATTTTCTTAATTTTATTAGATTTTGATCAATTTTCTCAACATTTCTATTAATAGTTGCTACCATATCAGAAAAGTTTTCATGATCAAAACTCGGATCCATATAGCGTTTTCCTTGGGTATCCTCATTTAATTCTTCAAGAAACCCTTTTGCCACAAAAAGAGCGTTATTCACATCATGAATCAACTCTCGCAAGTGCAGACTCACCATATTCACAATGACTTCCGGAGTTTGCTGATCAGCCATCAAAGCCGTCCTCCTGTTTAATAAAATACAATATATTAATATATTAAAAGATTTTTATAATCTGGAAATGAACGTTTCGATAGATCTTGTCACTAGCCTGACACACTTTCCTGTAGCACCGCTGCCTTCAGACCATAAACCCGTTGGTTTATCGCACCACATGTAGGTGTCTATGTGATTCCATTGAGGAATGGTCACAAACTTTTGTAAAAAGAGAGCCGCTGTTATGGAACCTGCAAAACCCGACGTGCCACTATTGGCCATATCGGATACATTGGAATCGAGATAGGATTCATAATCCGCTGGCAAGGGAACCTTCCATACCCAGTCCCCCGTTTCTAAGCCCGTTTTAAATAAGAGCTGCGTAGTTTCTTTATCATTGCCGTAAAGACAGTCAATCATTGTCCCTAAAGCCACACGCGCCGCTCCCGTAAGCGTGGCTAAATCGATTATCCAATCGGGATTTTCCTCACATGCTAAATTCAAGGCATCGGCTAAAACCAATCTTCCCTCAGCATCGGTATTGTCAATTTCAATTTGCAAACCGTTACGAGCACGATACACATCACCTGGACGCATAGCCTGACCCGATATCATATTCTCTGCCAGAGGCAACCAACAAGTTAATTTCATAGGTAATTTTAAGCGCGCGCAAGCAAGAAAAATTCCTAAAGCCGCAGCAGAACCACCCATGTCTTTTTTCATAATGCGCATTCCAGAAGAAGGCTTAATGTCATACCCCCCCGAATCAAAAGTAATTCCTTTTCCTATTAAGGAAACATGGGGCATTTTATTTAAACTTTGATGCGTAGTGTAAGTCAGTTTTATAAGTCGCGGCTTGACT is a window encoding:
- a CDS encoding M17 family metallopeptidase; amino-acid sequence: MNLLSGWLLSPQFSIEIQAEDDFSKQIEEQPGGISLLILSENDYNSNSAKFEFPISFMGTVKTKILYPLNNTGKNFFYIIPKDEPKKLAYEEPGKAHIISHMGALLSAPLLQLANKFENEVKFFVTFSEDLKTKIKFENHEFILGLLQKSISNKVTKNLQQKKSVVVLDQSLFSNECLIKAQALSDAMCYTRSFINMPPNILNPETYEMHLRSLIKFECEKAHEPNHIQIEVFDDQELIKQNCGLIIAVGKGSEVKPRLIKLTYTTHQSLNKMPHVSLIGKGITFDSGGYDIKPSSGMRIMKKDMGGSAAALGIFLACARLKLPMKLTCWLPLAENMISGQAMRPGDVYRARNGLQIEIDNTDAEGRLVLADALNLACEENPDWIIDLATLTGAARVALGTMIDCLYGNDKETTQLLFKTGLETGDWVWKVPLPADYESYLDSNVSDMANSGTSGFAGSITAALFLQKFVTIPQWNHIDTYMWCDKPTGLWSEGSGATGKCVRLVTRSIETFISRL